The window GCTCTATAAACACAACAACACCTTTATACGCTGATATATTCAAAACGATACCTCCTTCATGTCCATTAAATGATATACTTTTCCTGTAATTTATCCATAATAATTGATACGGCTTCTTGGCTATCCACTTCAAAGACTTTTCCTGCTGTTTTGGCCCCTTTTGTAAAAGATTTCTTAACCTTGGTCGGTGACCCCTTCAAACCAATGGTTGCAGCATCTTCTATGGAAAGGTCGTTCATGGTTAAGGTCCTAATTTCTTTTTCCTGATAAGCATCCATGATACCTTCTACTGACATGTACCTTGGCTTATTCATATCACTTAATGTTGTGATTAAGCAAGGCATCTTCACTTCGATCATGTGATAACCATCTTCAAAGACACGTTTGAGAATCAGTTTATTATCTTTCTTTTCTAAATCTTGCACATAGCTCACATGGGGCAGATGTAAGTGTTCTGCAATCTGTGGTCCTACTTGAGCTGTATCACCATCAATGGCTTGGCGGCCTGCTATAATAAGGTCATAGTCCATCTTCTCTAATGCTTTTGCAAGTGTTGTTGAAGTGGCCCATGTATCGGCTCCAGCAAAAGCCCGGTCACTCAGGAGAATACCTTCATCAGCTCCCATGGCAATAGCCTCACGAAGAGCTTTCTTGGCTTGAGGAGGTCCCATGGTGATCACGATTACTTTTGCATCATATCTATCTTTTAAAGTAAGTGCCGCTTCTAAACCACTCTTATCATCTGGGTTAATAATGCTCGGCACCCCATCTCTTATTAATGTACCTGTTTCTGGATTGATTTTTACCTCTGTTGTATCTGGCACTTGTTTTATACAAACAACAATATTCATGTGTCGTATACCTCCCTATTTTAATAAATTCGCAGCTATAACCATTTTTTGAACTTCCGATGTACCTTCATATATTTCAGTGATTTTAGCATCACGCATCATTCTTTCAACAGGGTAATCTCTTGTGTAACCATAGCCCCCGTGCAATTGAATTGCCTTTGTTGTCACTTCCATTGCTGTTTCGGATGCAAAGAGTTTTGCCATAGCTGCATAGCTGCTATAAGGTATACCTTCATCTTTTGCTTTTGCCGCACGGTAAACCAGCAGGCGTGCCGCATCTATTTTGGTTTCCATATCTGCTAAAGTGAATTGGGTGTTTTGGAATTTGGCTATTGGACGATTAAACTGTTTTCTTTCTTTTACATATTTCACCGTTTCATCAAGTGCACCTTGAGCAATACCCAGTGCTTGAGCGGCGATACCAATGCGCCCGCCATCAAGGGTTTTCATGGCTACACCAAATCCTCGATTCAGCTTACCAAGAAGGTTTTCCTTAGGTACTTTACATCCTTCAAAAATAAGCTCGCAAGTTGCAGAACCTTTGATTCCCAATTTTGCTTCTTTTTTACCAATGGAAAAACCATCAAAATCTTTCTCCACAATAAAGGCTGAAATTCCTCTTGTGCCAAGACTCTTATCGGTCATGGCCATGATAACGTATACGTCTGCATATCCTGCATTCGTAATAAAGATTTTGGAACCATTAAGTATGTAATAGTCCCCTTCTGCTCTGGCCGTTGTTTGTTGAGCCGCAGCATCTGTTCCAGCATTAGGTTCTGTCAAACCAAAAGCACCTAATGTTTCACCTTTTAATAAGGGACGTAAGTATTTTTCTTTTTGAGCTGGTGTACCAAAGGCGTAGATAGGCCAAGCACATAACGACGTATGGGCTGATACAATAACCCCTGTCGTTGCACAAGCCTTGGATAATTCTTCTACAGCCATGGCATAAGCTAAGTTATCTGCACCACCGCCACCTACTTCCTTGGGAAATGGTATGCCTAACAGACCATACTTAGCAAGTTTTTCGACTGTTTCAACAGGAAAGCGCTCTTCTTCATCCACTTCAGCAGCTAGAGGTTTCACTTCATTCTCTGTAAATTCTCTATACATTTGTTGTAACATTGCATATTCATTGGTCATCTGAAAATCCATGTATGTTTCCTCCTTCTATATGTCTCCTAACGCCTATATATAAGTTATTTAACGTGTTGATACAATCGGACTTAACTATTTAGGTGGCATAACCGTTGCTACACCTTTTAGTACAACAGTACCTTCTTGGTTAGTACAGATGGTCTTAAGCTTCATGATATTTTTCTCTTCTATTTTTTCCATCACTTCAACTTCTGCTTTAATGGTATCTTGAAATTTTACAGGGGCTGTGAATTTTAATTCTTGACCAAGATATATGGTGCCAGGTCCTGGCAATTGCATACCGAGTACGGCTGAAACAAGCCCAGCAGTTAGCATACCATGGGCAATTCTCCCTTTGAACATGGATTGCTCTGCTTCCACCTGATTAATATGAGCTGGATTTAAATCACCTGTTATCCCTGCATAGAGATAAACATCCGACTCCGTTATGGTTTTTTCAAAAAACGCCTTATCACCAATTTTTAACTCTGCCATTGTACGACCTTTCATGCTTAGAAAACCTCCTTAAAATAATTAATTTTACTTATGTAAATCTATAATGCAATTACTATGCCAATTTTTTAACAAACTCAGGTAAAATTTTTTGCATGCTAAAATGAATGCAATGTGCTCCAAGTACTCCCCGCTAAACAGGTCCACCTTACGTACTTATTCTAATCATAACATATCTACTGCTCTACATCTATATCATACTTGTTCCCAAAAGAAAAAAACACCCTTTTAGGTGTTTTGCTATTTTTATTATGGTATTTAATCCTATTGTTTTATTAAATAAAGTAGCACAACATATTATGGTCGTATTATGAAGCTCATTTTATTGTCTTATTTTCAGACATCTGTCTATAAAACACACACATTTTTTATCTATATATCCATCCAAATACGGTGATTATCGATCCTCTTCGTCATACCTTGTGCATCCAGATATTCTAGTAAAATTATGGTTTGCTTTCTTCCTATGCCTAAGATATCACGCGCTTCTGCAACCGATATTTTTTTGTGGTGTTCAATAAATGATCTCACCTTGTTAACAAAAACTTTATAATGTGTTTCATGAATATACGTACCTGATGTCACCTCTCGAATCCTTAGTGTTGCTACTAAGAAATGGAGTATATCGTCCATATCATCAATGGTTTTCATGTTAAGTGTTGATACTTGTAAACCTTTTAATGCTTCCCCTTTAATAAGTTCTTCCATGTGTTGAACACCATCTAACTTAGCAATCTGCTGGATACGCTTTACTTTATGATATACAAGAAGATGACCTTCTAACTCCAATGTCTGTTCCCCCATCATGTGCTTCATTATGGCTTCATAACCTTGTATGGATAGCTTGGGAAAACATTGTGCTCTAAGGCTTTCTTTATCCGTGTAGATGCGATAAGGATAACGTTCATAGTATGAGGTCAAATATGCGTATGCATGTTGGATATCCTCATGTAATACCTTTTGGCTGATATAACCCTCTTGTCCCAGTTTTATGGCCTTTTCCCTTTTTACTAATGTATCTAAAGCTTTCCATATGATTTGCCTGGATATTCTTAACATACCGTATAGTGAAGCAACGGTATGTACTTCTCTTTGAATGTCTAAAATCTGGTCAAGTGCTTCCTGGTAGTTTTGCTCATCTAATCGGTATAACAGTTGTACCATCTGCTCTTTTGAACACTTCAATGAAGGATGTGGTAACAATACTTTTCCTCCACCAATGGTGATCACGGGCGTTACGGACCGAAGAATATAGTAATCACCATGAACAGCTACAACATGCTTTTCTAGTCGGATTCTAGCATAGGTCCTATCGTTTTCTACATCATTTTGATGATACAATTGAACTTTTCCAAACACCTCACTGGTACCTATGTGCAGCCTTACTCGTTGATTATGTTTGATTCGATTGCCTTGCAAAGCTTGTAACATGACATCCATATACTTTGTTGGTTCTATATCATCTGGCTTAGCCAACACCTGTCCTCTATGAACCATGGATTTCTCAATCTTGTGTAAATTAATGGCACATCGTTGACCTGCCTTTGCCCTATCTCGGGTTTCACCATGTACTTGCAGACTTCGTACTTTGGTACGTAATCGGCTAGGTAAGATGGTGACGGTATCATCTTTTCTAATCTGTCCCCCTGCAATGGTTCCGGTAATCACTGTTCCATGACCTTTTATGGTAAATACCCGGTCAATGGGCATACGAAATAGGCTGTCTTTATGGGTTTTATCCAGCCTCTCTGCCTGTTCTTGAATGTGACAGGTTAATGTATGCATACCTTGTTCCTGAGTAGATGAAACGGGACAAATAGTAGCTGCTGCATAGGGCGTTTTTTCTAAGAAAGTTCGGATATCCTCACTTACTTGCGCTATTTTTTCCTCATCTACCAGATCAATCTTTGTGATGACTACCATGAGACAAGGTATATGCAACAACGTAATGATATGCATGTGTTCAATGGTTTGAGGCATAATGCCTTCATTGGCTGCCACGATGAGAAGTGCCATGTCCATACCACTTGCACCTGAAACCATGGTCTTAACCAACTTTTCATGTCCGGGTACATCGACGATGGATACTAATTGGTCTCCAATATAAAAAGGTGCAAACCCAAGTTCAATGGTCATACCTCTTGTTTTTTCTTCTTTCAGCCGGTCTGTATCATGACCCGTCAACGCTTTTACCAATTCTGTTTTTCCATGATCCACATGACCAGCCGTACCGATAATTAAGTGTTCCATTTTATTTTACCTTTCATATGATGAAGTGACATCGCAACTTATACGGTTATATACCTGACAATCCTATAATTGGGGCTGTCTCATAAAAGCAAAATAACGTCAATATCGTAGGCAACAAAATTGCTTTTTATGGAACAGCTCCTTACGTTTTATCTATCTTGTTAATAATATCACAAAGCCCTTGAACAATCACATCATGATCTTGGTTAAACAGCGTACGCATGCTCAACTCAAGATGTTCATCCTTTATTCTTACGATAATGGGTATTGTATATTTTCGCAAGGCCTTTTGTAAAGCAACCGCACCTATATATGGACTACTGATGGCAAGTGCTATGGATTCTTTCTTAGCTTCAGGTAATGCGCCACCGCCCACACTATTTTCTTCTTGAATGATGGATATTTGTATATGATCATGTAAATTATCCTTTAACCTTTTCATTAACTTATTGGCTTCTTCTTCTAATTGCTGCATATCCCGACATAACATCTTCATAATGGGTAAATGTTCATTTATGGTCTCGTTCCTATAGCATTGTAATACTTGCTCTAGGGCAATAAGGGATAATTTATCGATTCTTACCATACGTGTTAGGGGGTTTTTCCTTATCTGGTCAATCCACTTTTTTTTGCCTACGATGATGCCGCCTTGAGGTCCCCCTAATAACTTGTCACCACTAAAAGTAATGACATCCATACCTTGTTTAACACATTCTGTAACCGTTGGTTCATAGGGTAAGCCATACTGTCTTAAATCCACAAGACAACCACTACCCAAATCTTCCATAGCAATGAGCTCTTTTGCATGGGCTAATGCACCAATAGCATGTCCATCCACATCTGCAGTGAATCCTTCAATACGGTAATTACTCTTATGAACTTTTAGTAAAACAGCTGTTTCTTCTGTGATGGCTTTTTCATAATCATGGATATACGTCTTATTGGTGGTACCTACTTCAACCATACGGGCACCACTTCTGTTAATGATATCAGGTATACGAAAGCTCCCACCTATTTCTACTTGTTCCGATCGAGAAATGATGACTTCTTGGTTTGAAGCTAAGGTATTCAATGCTATAAATACAGCAGCAGCATTATTATTGACCACCATAGCACTTTCTGCTCCTGTTAAATCCGTTAATAAGGTTTCAACATAATCATAACGTGACCCTCGCTTACCTTCTTCTAGATTATACTCAAGGTTACTATAACCTCCAGCAACCTCAACCATCTCATCAAGTGCTATCTTACCTAACGGAGCTCGACCCATATTTGTATGCAAGAGAACGCCAGTCCCATTGATGATTCTTCTTAATCCTTTTTTCTCCGTTTGCTGTTGTATGTCTAAGACATAGGCAACAATCCTTGCCATGACTTGGTCTTTCGACTGATAGTGAAACGTATCTAATTCACTGCTGAATACTTTATGTCGAAAGATTTCTATGCCTTGTAAAATTAAGGCTTTTATATGATTCCTGCCTTGACTCTCCAACAGATGTTGTATGGTTTTCTGTTCAAGAACATCGTGTACAGATGGAATATGTCTGAGTAAATGTTGCATCCATTTACCTCCTTGTTATCATCCCAGTATATGCTAATCATAGGAAAACATCTTATATGCTATATTCAAGGACTTTACTATAAAATCAAAAAAGAGGGATAAATATCCCTCTTATAGTGTTAATAAAATCAAATGGATGGCAACTTATTCATAACATTGGATGTAGGCATCCTTACATGTCTATATCACCTTAATGTATGTGTCACCTTCTGCTTTCGTGGTAACTTCTCCAATCACATTGGCACACAGACATTTTTCATTTTTTAATTCGTTGACAAGCTGTTCTGCTTTATGGGCTGCTACAGCAATTAATAATCCGCCAGATGTTTGAGGATCATATAATGCTGTTTGCATGTTACGTGATACATTAGCCATCTGCGCCCACTTGCCAAAATGTTTTTCATTGGACCTTGCCCCACCTGGTACTGCGGCTTGTTCAATTAATGCAAGAGTACCATCAAATAGTGGAATGGATTCTGAACGCAGTGTTAACTGTACATGACTCCCACTAGCCAACTCATAGCTATGTCCAAGAATACCAAAACCTGTTACATCCGTACATCCATGAACGCCAACCCTTTCCATGGCTATTGCTGCTCCTTTGTTAAGGGTACACATACTTGTAATAGCAGGCTCCAGCTCTTTTTCTGTAATCATACCTTTTTTAAGAGCCGTGGTTAAGATACCTGTTCCTATGGGTTTCGTCAACACAAGTACATCACCCACTTGTGCGCCCGCATTGGCAAGTACTTTGTCAGGATGTACATAACCCGTTACTGATAAACCGTACTTTACTTCTTTATCCGTTACGGTATGTCCACCAACTAAGACAGCTTCTGCTTCAACAATTTTATCAGCACCGCCTCTAAGTATATCTGCTAAGACATCGGACTCCAAGCATGTAGCAAAACAGGCAATGTTCATAGCGGTCAAAGGTTTACCACCCATAGCATACACGTCACTTAACGCATTGGTTGCTGCTATCTGCCCAAATAAATAGGGATCATCAACAATCGGTGTAAAGAAATCTAATGTTTGAATTAAGGCATAATCCTCTCGAATTTTATAAACACCAGCATCATCTGATGTATCTAATCCTACAATAAGATTGGGATCAATTTTATTTTCTTTTTTCTTTAAATGACGCAAAACTTGCGCCAAGTCCTGTGGACTTAATTTGCTTGCTCAGCCAGCTTTTGATGACATTTGTGTTAAACGAATTCTATCTTGATCAACCATCGCGTCCACCTCCTGAGTAACGAAAAAAACTTCGCGTATTCCTATTAATGGCGGGAAAGAGTAGGAATCGAACCTACCTCGGACGGTCTTACCACCCGAAAAAAGATTTGAAGTCTCTTGGATCCACCAGAACCCATTCTATCCCATAAATTGCTGTTTTTTATTATACCCGATTTCATTGTATTTGTATACTACTAACTTCTTCACACAGTATAATAGTACGTATGCTGTATGTTGTATAAATAAAATATCCTTACACTAGAAACAATGGACAGTTTCTAATATAAGGATTGATTTAGGTTTATGTAAAAAAGTAAATAATATAAATTTCATAACTTATGATTATATGATATCAATCAAATACCAAATAGACAAGTAAATCTTTGAATTTTGAAGTAAAATATAGTATATGGAATGTCTTACGTTGTATGGGTATATGAGTTAATCATTCAGCCTTTGTCATGACTATAATCATATGCTATCTTATAAACACAAAGCTAGTTTTGATATCACGTACAATGGAGGTAAACCTATGATTATCATTGAAAAAGCGCAATTAAAAGATAGTGTTATTTTAACTCGCATAAAAACAGCAGCTTATAGGGATGAAAAAAGAAGGTTCGGTCCATGGCAAGTGGATGGTGAAGGTCCTGATTGGTATATTAAAGAATGGTACAATGATGTAACTGAAACTGAAAGTCTCATAAGAAACTTCCATTATTATAAACTTATACATAACACAGATATAGTAGGATGTTTTTGGTTACGCATAGCAGATGAACGCACTATAGAACTCAATGATTTCTGTATTCATCCAGAACATCAAGGTAAGGGCTATGGCTATAAGACATTATTAATGATGGCATCATTGTTTCCTGAAAAAAATAAATGGACATTAGGTACACCATTTTATAGTGTTAGAAATCAGCATCTTTATACAAAAGCAGGATATATAAAAGTTGGAGAAAAAGCTAATCATATGGTTTTCTTATATGAAAAAAAAGTCTAATAAGATTATAATTATATAACCTAAATTATCAAGCAAAATAGTTTCAGAGATTAGTGGATAATGATAAAAGCGGCTAATCGCCGCTTCTATCACTTACTATACCTGAATACCCCTTTTTAAAACTTCAATAACCTGATCAATATAAGGAACATACGTCTTATAGTCCCCATCTTCATTATGATTCATGACATATTCTATAACGGCTGAACCCATGGATGCAATCATGATTGCTGTAATACGTATGTCGATGTTTTTATTAAGTTTACCTTCTTGAACGCCCTGTTTTAATAAAGATTCATATAATGTTACACCATCCAGTTCACTTTGACCAAGAACATCTTTTTTTATGGCATCATCACCTTTAATTAAGCGTTCTGCAATCTTAGAGAACTTAGGATTATCTTTAGAAAACACAATACTCGCTATCAATAAACTCTTAAGAAATTCAAAAAAATCAATACCGTCACT is drawn from Vallitalea pronyensis and contains these coding sequences:
- a CDS encoding electron transfer flavoprotein subunit beta/FixA family protein — its product is MNIVVCIKQVPDTTEVKINPETGTLIRDGVPSIINPDDKSGLEAALTLKDRYDAKVIVITMGPPQAKKALREAIAMGADEGILLSDRAFAGADTWATSTTLAKALEKMDYDLIIAGRQAIDGDTAQVGPQIAEHLHLPHVSYVQDLEKKDNKLILKRVFEDGYHMIEVKMPCLITTLSDMNKPRYMSVEGIMDAYQEKEIRTLTMNDLSIEDAATIGLKGSPTKVKKSFTKGAKTAGKVFEVDSQEAVSIIMDKLQEKYII
- the selD gene encoding selenide, water dikinase SelD — protein: MVDQDRIRLTQMSSKAGUASKLSPQDLAQVLRHLKKKENKIDPNLIVGLDTSDDAGVYKIREDYALIQTLDFFTPIVDDPYLFGQIAATNALSDVYAMGGKPLTAMNIACFATCLESDVLADILRGGADKIVEAEAVLVGGHTVTDKEVKYGLSVTGYVHPDKVLANAGAQVGDVLVLTKPIGTGILTTALKKGMITEKELEPAITSMCTLNKGAAIAMERVGVHGCTDVTGFGILGHSYELASGSHVQLTLRSESIPLFDGTLALIEQAAVPGGARSNEKHFGKWAQMANVSRNMQTALYDPQTSGGLLIAVAAHKAEQLVNELKNEKCLCANVIGEVTTKAEGDTYIKVI
- a CDS encoding MaoC family dehydratase; amino-acid sequence: MKGRTMAELKIGDKAFFEKTITESDVYLYAGITGDLNPAHINQVEAEQSMFKGRIAHGMLTAGLVSAVLGMQLPGPGTIYLGQELKFTAPVKFQDTIKAEVEVMEKIEEKNIMKLKTICTNQEGTVVLKGVATVMPPK
- a CDS encoding TetR/AcrR family transcriptional regulator; the protein is MPKDTFFNLSDDKKNRILSIVIDEFACNDYKNVSISRIVKDASIAKGSFYQYFEDKKDLYQYLIHKISEKKLEYLSRYMAQSDGIDFFEFLKSLLIASIVFSKDNPKFSKIAERLIKGDDAIKKDVLGQSELDGVTLYESLLKQGVQEGKLNKNIDIRITAIMIASMGSAVIEYVMNHNEDGDYKTYVPYIDQVIEVLKRGIQV
- the selA gene encoding L-seryl-tRNA(Sec) selenium transferase, whose protein sequence is MQHLLRHIPSVHDVLEQKTIQHLLESQGRNHIKALILQGIEIFRHKVFSSELDTFHYQSKDQVMARIVAYVLDIQQQTEKKGLRRIINGTGVLLHTNMGRAPLGKIALDEMVEVAGGYSNLEYNLEEGKRGSRYDYVETLLTDLTGAESAMVVNNNAAAVFIALNTLASNQEVIISRSEQVEIGGSFRIPDIINRSGARMVEVGTTNKTYIHDYEKAITEETAVLLKVHKSNYRIEGFTADVDGHAIGALAHAKELIAMEDLGSGCLVDLRQYGLPYEPTVTECVKQGMDVITFSGDKLLGGPQGGIIVGKKKWIDQIRKNPLTRMVRIDKLSLIALEQVLQCYRNETINEHLPIMKMLCRDMQQLEEEANKLMKRLKDNLHDHIQISIIQEENSVGGGALPEAKKESIALAISSPYIGAVALQKALRKYTIPIIVRIKDEHLELSMRTLFNQDHDVIVQGLCDIINKIDKT
- a CDS encoding GNAT family N-acetyltransferase: MIIIEKAQLKDSVILTRIKTAAYRDEKRRFGPWQVDGEGPDWYIKEWYNDVTETESLIRNFHYYKLIHNTDIVGCFWLRIADERTIELNDFCIHPEHQGKGYGYKTLLMMASLFPEKNKWTLGTPFYSVRNQHLYTKAGYIKVGEKANHMVFLYEKKV
- a CDS encoding acyl-CoA dehydrogenase, which produces MDFQMTNEYAMLQQMYREFTENEVKPLAAEVDEEERFPVETVEKLAKYGLLGIPFPKEVGGGGADNLAYAMAVEELSKACATTGVIVSAHTSLCAWPIYAFGTPAQKEKYLRPLLKGETLGAFGLTEPNAGTDAAAQQTTARAEGDYYILNGSKIFITNAGYADVYVIMAMTDKSLGTRGISAFIVEKDFDGFSIGKKEAKLGIKGSATCELIFEGCKVPKENLLGKLNRGFGVAMKTLDGGRIGIAAQALGIAQGALDETVKYVKERKQFNRPIAKFQNTQFTLADMETKIDAARLLVYRAAKAKDEGIPYSSYAAMAKLFASETAMEVTTKAIQLHGGYGYTRDYPVERMMRDAKITEIYEGTSEVQKMVIAANLLK
- the selB gene encoding selenocysteine-specific translation elongation factor, which translates into the protein MEHLIIGTAGHVDHGKTELVKALTGHDTDRLKEEKTRGMTIELGFAPFYIGDQLVSIVDVPGHEKLVKTMVSGASGMDMALLIVAANEGIMPQTIEHMHIITLLHIPCLMVVITKIDLVDEEKIAQVSEDIRTFLEKTPYAAATICPVSSTQEQGMHTLTCHIQEQAERLDKTHKDSLFRMPIDRVFTIKGHGTVITGTIAGGQIRKDDTVTILPSRLRTKVRSLQVHGETRDRAKAGQRCAINLHKIEKSMVHRGQVLAKPDDIEPTKYMDVMLQALQGNRIKHNQRVRLHIGTSEVFGKVQLYHQNDVENDRTYARIRLEKHVVAVHGDYYILRSVTPVITIGGGKVLLPHPSLKCSKEQMVQLLYRLDEQNYQEALDQILDIQREVHTVASLYGMLRISRQIIWKALDTLVKREKAIKLGQEGYISQKVLHEDIQHAYAYLTSYYERYPYRIYTDKESLRAQCFPKLSIQGYEAIMKHMMGEQTLELEGHLLVYHKVKRIQQIAKLDGVQHMEELIKGEALKGLQVSTLNMKTIDDMDDILHFLVATLRIREVTSGTYIHETHYKVFVNKVRSFIEHHKKISVAEARDILGIGRKQTIILLEYLDAQGMTKRIDNHRIWMDI